In Dromaius novaehollandiae isolate bDroNov1 chromosome 3, bDroNov1.hap1, whole genome shotgun sequence, the following are encoded in one genomic region:
- the TATDN3 gene encoding putative deoxyribonuclease TATDN3 isoform X2: MAAAARLVDCHCHLAAPCFLPAAVSALVVVAEHAGEFARVAELAERFPGFVLPCLGVHPVQDVSPEEQRSVTLKDLDAALPLIERYKDKLVAIGEVGLDFSPRFASTDEQKEGQRQVLTKQVELARRLDLPLYVLFMLLSVHLCLYVGESILQNSLMPGFSLLCRNVHSRSAGRPTINLLKEQGAGNVLLHAFDGKPSVAMEGVKAGYFFSIPPSIIRSEQKQKLVKLLPLESICLESDSPALGPEKQVRNEPKNIYVAAECIAKIKRIPVEEVIEVTTQNALKVFPKLRNFLRI, encoded by the exons atggcggcggcggcgcggctggtGGACTGTCACTGCCACCTCGCCGCGCCCTGCTTCCTCCCG GCGGCGGTGTCGGCGCTCGTCGTGGTGGCGGAGCACGCGGGGGAGTTCGCGAGGGTCGCGGAGCTCGCCGAGAg ATTCCCCGGGTTTGTTTTGCCGTGTCTAGGAGTTCACCCTGTTCAAGACGTCTCACCAGAAGAGCAGCGTAGTGTTACTTTAAAG GATCTGGATGCTGCACTGCCACTTATAGAACGCTATAAAGATAAATTGGTAGCAATTGGAGAA GTTGGACTAGATTTCTCTCCCAGATTTGCCAGCACGGATGAACAGAAGGAAGGACAAAGACAAGTTTTGACCAAGCAGGTCGAGTTAGCAAGAAGACTGGATTTGCCTTTGTATGTTTTGTTTATG CTGCTGTCAGTTCATCTGTGTTTGTATGTCGGGGAAAGTATTCTACAGAATTCCCTCATGCCAGGCTTCTCCTTGCTTTGCAGAAATGTTCATTCCCGCTCAGCTGGAAGACCAACCATTAATCTCTTAAAGGAACAAG GTGCTGGGAATGTGTTACTCCATGCATTTGATGGGAAGCCATCTGTCGCGATGGAAGGGGTGAAAGCTGGATACTtcttctccatccctccttccattATAAGGAGTGAACAG AAACAGAAGCTTGTGAAACTCTTACCTCTGGAAAGTATATGCTTAGAAAGTGACTCTCCTGCTCTGGGGCCTGAAAAACAG GTAAGAAATGAACCAAAAAATATTTATGTTGCTGCAGAATGTATTGCCAAAATTAAAAGAATACCAGTTGAAGAAGTTATAGAAGTGACAACACAGAATGCACTGAAGGTATTCCCCAAACTTCGGAACTTTCTTCGGATATAG
- the TATDN3 gene encoding putative deoxyribonuclease TATDN3 isoform X3, whose amino-acid sequence MAAAARLVDCHCHLAAPCFLPDVAAVVRAAEQAAVSALVVVAEHAGEFARVAELAERFPGFVLPCLGVHPVQDVSPEEQRSVTLKDLDAALPLIERYKDKLVAIGEVGLDFSPRFASTDEQKEGQRQVLTKQVELARRLDLPLNVHSRSAGRPTINLLKEQGAGNVLLHAFDGKPSVAMEGVKAGYFFSIPPSIIRSEQKQKLVKLLPLESICLESDSPALGPEKQVRNEPKNIYVAAECIAKIKRIPVEEVIEVTTQNALKVFPKLRNFLRI is encoded by the exons atggcggcggcggcgcggctggtGGACTGTCACTGCCACCTCGCCGCGCCCTGCTTCCTCCCG GACGTGGCGGCCGTGGTGCGGGCGGCGGAGCAG GCGGCGGTGTCGGCGCTCGTCGTGGTGGCGGAGCACGCGGGGGAGTTCGCGAGGGTCGCGGAGCTCGCCGAGAg ATTCCCCGGGTTTGTTTTGCCGTGTCTAGGAGTTCACCCTGTTCAAGACGTCTCACCAGAAGAGCAGCGTAGTGTTACTTTAAAG GATCTGGATGCTGCACTGCCACTTATAGAACGCTATAAAGATAAATTGGTAGCAATTGGAGAA GTTGGACTAGATTTCTCTCCCAGATTTGCCAGCACGGATGAACAGAAGGAAGGACAAAGACAAGTTTTGACCAAGCAGGTCGAGTTAGCAAGAAGACTGGATTTGCCTTT AAATGTTCATTCCCGCTCAGCTGGAAGACCAACCATTAATCTCTTAAAGGAACAAG GTGCTGGGAATGTGTTACTCCATGCATTTGATGGGAAGCCATCTGTCGCGATGGAAGGGGTGAAAGCTGGATACTtcttctccatccctccttccattATAAGGAGTGAACAG AAACAGAAGCTTGTGAAACTCTTACCTCTGGAAAGTATATGCTTAGAAAGTGACTCTCCTGCTCTGGGGCCTGAAAAACAG GTAAGAAATGAACCAAAAAATATTTATGTTGCTGCAGAATGTATTGCCAAAATTAAAAGAATACCAGTTGAAGAAGTTATAGAAGTGACAACACAGAATGCACTGAAGGTATTCCCCAAACTTCGGAACTTTCTTCGGATATAG
- the TATDN3 gene encoding putative deoxyribonuclease TATDN3 isoform X1, whose amino-acid sequence MAAAARLVDCHCHLAAPCFLPDVAAVVRAAEQAAVSALVVVAEHAGEFARVAELAERFPGFVLPCLGVHPVQDVSPEEQRSVTLKDLDAALPLIERYKDKLVAIGEVGLDFSPRFASTDEQKEGQRQVLTKQVELARRLDLPLYVLFMLLSVHLCLYVGESILQNSLMPGFSLLCRNVHSRSAGRPTINLLKEQGAGNVLLHAFDGKPSVAMEGVKAGYFFSIPPSIIRSEQKQKLVKLLPLESICLESDSPALGPEKQVRNEPKNIYVAAECIAKIKRIPVEEVIEVTTQNALKVFPKLRNFLRI is encoded by the exons atggcggcggcggcgcggctggtGGACTGTCACTGCCACCTCGCCGCGCCCTGCTTCCTCCCG GACGTGGCGGCCGTGGTGCGGGCGGCGGAGCAG GCGGCGGTGTCGGCGCTCGTCGTGGTGGCGGAGCACGCGGGGGAGTTCGCGAGGGTCGCGGAGCTCGCCGAGAg ATTCCCCGGGTTTGTTTTGCCGTGTCTAGGAGTTCACCCTGTTCAAGACGTCTCACCAGAAGAGCAGCGTAGTGTTACTTTAAAG GATCTGGATGCTGCACTGCCACTTATAGAACGCTATAAAGATAAATTGGTAGCAATTGGAGAA GTTGGACTAGATTTCTCTCCCAGATTTGCCAGCACGGATGAACAGAAGGAAGGACAAAGACAAGTTTTGACCAAGCAGGTCGAGTTAGCAAGAAGACTGGATTTGCCTTTGTATGTTTTGTTTATG CTGCTGTCAGTTCATCTGTGTTTGTATGTCGGGGAAAGTATTCTACAGAATTCCCTCATGCCAGGCTTCTCCTTGCTTTGCAGAAATGTTCATTCCCGCTCAGCTGGAAGACCAACCATTAATCTCTTAAAGGAACAAG GTGCTGGGAATGTGTTACTCCATGCATTTGATGGGAAGCCATCTGTCGCGATGGAAGGGGTGAAAGCTGGATACTtcttctccatccctccttccattATAAGGAGTGAACAG AAACAGAAGCTTGTGAAACTCTTACCTCTGGAAAGTATATGCTTAGAAAGTGACTCTCCTGCTCTGGGGCCTGAAAAACAG GTAAGAAATGAACCAAAAAATATTTATGTTGCTGCAGAATGTATTGCCAAAATTAAAAGAATACCAGTTGAAGAAGTTATAGAAGTGACAACACAGAATGCACTGAAGGTATTCCCCAAACTTCGGAACTTTCTTCGGATATAG